The Nitrospirota bacterium sequence GGCGGGAAAACTCCTGTTCTCATAAGCAGGGAGATGCTCAAAACCATGAAAAAGGGAGCGGTGATCGTTGATGTTGCCATTGACCAGGGAGGCACTGCAGAGACCTCCAGACCTTCAACTCATGACAAACCGGTCTATGAAATCGACGGTATAATCCACTACTCGGTCGCAAATATGCCGGGAGCGTATCCGAGGACCTCAACATTGGCGCTGACCAACGCCACCCTGCCCTATATCAAGATGATAGCTGATATAGGCATTGAGAAAGCATCAGACAATCCTGTTCTGATAACCGCCTTAAATACCTATGACGGCAAAATAGTGCATCCGGTGATTGCTGCGGCCATGCATACAAACAAAAAGGGCTGACCATCAGGTTAGCCCTTTTACCCTTGCCGAATCTATACTGTTTATTTCATTCTTCTGACTTCTGCTATCTGCATCCTGGTCACAGCCCGCTCGATTGCAGCCTCTGCCCTCTTGAAATCTATTTCTTCAGCCTTCTTGAGCCGTTCCTCAGCCCTCTTCATGGCTGCCTTTGCGCGTTCGATATCGATCTCATCAGACCGTTCAGCACTGTCAGCAAGGATGAGTACCTTGTCCTGACCAACCTCTGCATATCCCCCGTTCACAAAGAAGATCTTCATCTCATTCCCTGTTTTGCAGGTGAGCATGCCGATCTTGAGGATCGTCACAAAAGGCACATGACCGGGCAGAACACCAAACTCGCCCTCACTGCCGGTCGCCGTTACTTCATCTATCTCTTCGCTGAAGACGAGACCCTGTGGCGTCACTATCTCAAGAAGAAGCTTTCCCTCAGCCATTCTTACCTCGACCAGCCCAGCTTCCGTGCATTGTCTTCAACTTCTTCAATGCCGCCGCACATGTAGAATGCCTGTTCAGGGACATCGTCATACTGTCCGTCAACAACTGCTTTAAAACCCTTGATGGTATCTGCGACCTTTACATATTTTCCTGGTCTGCCGGTAAAGACTTCTGCAACGCTGAAGGGCTGACTCAGGAATCTCTGTATCTTTCTTGCCCGTGAGACTATCAATTTGTCGTCTTCAGAAAGTTCTTCCATACCAAGGATCGCAATGATGTCCTGAAGTTCCTTGTACCTTTGAAGAATTTTCTGTACGCTCCGTGCTACCGCATAGTGCTCCTCACCGATAACCTTGGGATCAAGGATCCGCGATGTCGAGTCCAGGGGGTCAACAGCCGGATAGATACCCAGTTCTGAGATCTGCCGTGAGAGAACAACGGTTCCGTCAAGATGAGTAAATGCTGTCGCAACAGCAGGATCGGTCAAGTCGTCAGCAGGAACGTAGATCGCCTGCATGGAGGTGATTGCGCCCTTCTTGGTGGTCGTGATACGCTCCTGAAGGATACCCATGTCAGTACCAAGTGTCGGCTGATATCCGACAGCAGAAGGCATTCTTCCAAGAAGCGCTGAAAGCTCAGCGCCGGCAAGCGTATATCTGAAGATATTATCGATGAAGATCAGAACGTCCTGGCCCTCATCACGAAAATACTCTGCTGCGGTCAGCGCAGTAAGTGCAACTCGTGCTCTTGCTCCGGGCGGCTCGTTCATCTGACCGTAGATGAGGGAGACTTTCTCAAGAACGCCTGAATGCTTCATTTCGCCATACAGGTCATTGCCTTCACGGGTTCTCTCGCCGACACCGGCAAAGACCGAGACGCCGCCGTGCTTCATGGCGATGTTATGGATCATCTCCATGATAACAACGGTCTTGCCTACACCTGCACCGCCGAACATACCCATCTTGCCGCCTCTGACAAACGGGACCAGAAGGTCAAAAACCTTAACACCGGTCTCGAACACCTGTGTGACAGGCTCCTGAGATGCAAAATCAGGCGCAGGACGGTGAATAGGAAGCCTTTTCTCAGATTTGACAGGCCCCAGTTTATCAACAGGGTCGCCGACAACATTCAGGATCCTTCCGAGTGCACCCTTGCCTACCGGCACGGTGATCGGCAGTCCTGTGTCCACTGCTGCCATACCTCTTACAAGGCCGTCAGTCGCCTGCATGGCGATCGTTCTGACCTTGTTGTCGCCAAGGTGCGAAGCAACCTCAAGCGTGAGATCAAAGTCAGGGATACCTTTAGATACATCACCCTTCTGTTCGACCTTGATCGCATTCAGGATATCGGGCATATGGCTTTCGAATTCGACGTCCACGACAGCGCCGATAACCTGCGAAATCTTACCTGTATTGTTGCTCATGCTTGTACCCCCGGGTGTATAGTCATTTAATTTATCCTTGCCTTTATCCTTTTAGGGCTTCAACGCCGCCCACGATGTCCATAAGCTCCTTGGTAATCGTTGCCTGGCGTGCCTTGTTATACTGAAGCGAAAGTTTCAATATCATCTCATTGGCGCTCTTTGTCGCATTCTCCATAGCAGACATCCTCGCAGCCTCTTCCGACGCCTGAGACTCAAGGAGCGCCCTGAATATCTGTATCTCAACATTCTTCGGAACGAGTCGGCTGAAGATCTCTTCTTTTGTCGGCTCATAGATGAAGTTAAACACCGGCAGGACATCTTCTGCAGCCGCGATAGGTGCAAGAGGAAGAAGCCGGGAGATCGAGATCTTCTGAGCGACCACTGACTTGAACTCGTTGTATACTACAATTACTTCGTCAACCGTCTCATTGGTGTAGCTTTCGATGATATCGGCCGATATCTCCTGGGCATTGGCATAAGAGATCTTTCCCGAGATGCCGGTCCAGGAATTTCTGAGCTCAACATTCCTTCTCTTGAAATAGTCCTTTGCCTTCCTGCCAACAGCACTGATCGTCACATTGAACCCTTCAGCCCTGAGTTCGGCGATATGCAATGTAGCGGCCTTGAGGATATTGGTGTTGAAGGCGCTGCAGAGCCCCCGGTCGCTTGTGACAACAAAGACCTCAATATTCTTTCTCGGTCTCACCGCAAGGAGAGGATGAACTTCACCTTCAAGGCTGCCGGCAAGGCCTGAGAGAATGGTATTCATCCTCTCAGCATACGGCCTGAGCTCGAACATCCTCTGCTGCGCTTTTCTGAACTTGGCAGCAGCAACCATCTTCATGGCCTTGGTGATCTTGCTGGTGCTCTGAACAGCCTTTATGCGTCTTTTTATGTCGCGTAATGTCGCCATTTATCAGCTCCTAGCTTTCAGCAAATAGCTATCAGCTTACAGAAAAAAATGTTTCTGCTTATCGCTAATAGCTGACTGCTAACTGCTTTTGTCACGCCTGAAATCCTTTTTTGAAGTCCTCGATAGCCTGTGTCAGCTTTGCCTTGAGGTCATCATCAATCGCCTTTTTGTCTCCCAGCTCCTTCATGACATCTGCCTTACGGTCATTCATGTACCGGAGGAACTCCTGTTCAAACTTTCTGATTGCCTCAACAGGGACATCATCAATGAACCCCTGGGTAGCAGCAAAAAGAACCGCAACCTGCTCGACCATGGACATGGGAACAAACTGGCCCTGCTTCAGGAGCTCGACCATTCTCTTGCCTCGTTCGATCTGTGCAAGCGTTGATTTGTCAAGATCGCTGCCGAACTGGGCAAAAGCAGCAAGCTCCCTGAACTGCGCGAGGTCAAGCCGCAGCGTTCCGGCAACCTGTTTCATTGCCTTTGTCTGTGCAGCGCCGCCGACCCGGCTGACCGAAAGACCGACGTTAACTGCCGGACGCACACCTGCATAGAAGAGTTCAGGCTCAAGATAGATCTGGCCGTCTGTGATCGAAATAACGTTGGTCGGGATATAGCCTGAAACGTCGCCTGCCTGCGTCTCGATGATCGGCAATGCAGTAAGAGATCCGGCACCGAGCTCATCAGAAAGTTTTGCCGATCTTTCGAGCAGTCTGGAATGGAGATAGAAGACATCGCCGGGGAATGCCTCACGTCCAGGCGGCCTTCTGAGCAGGAGTGAAAGCTGCCGGTATGCTGTTGCCTGTTTGGACAGATCATCGTATACGATCAGGGCGTGCTTGCCGTTGTCCCTGAAATATTCACCCATGGCGCAACCGGTATAGGGCGCAATGTACTGAAGCGGGGCCGGATCGCTGGCAGTAGCTGAAACCACGATCGTATGCTCAAGCGCGCCGTTCTCTTCAAGAATCTTCACAAGACGGGCAACGTTTGACTGCTTCTGGCCGATTGCCACATAGATACAGGTC is a genomic window containing:
- a CDS encoding F0F1 ATP synthase subunit epsilon; amino-acid sequence: MAEGKLLLEIVTPQGLVFSEEIDEVTATGSEGEFGVLPGHVPFVTILKIGMLTCKTGNEMKIFFVNGGYAEVGQDKVLILADSAERSDEIDIERAKAAMKRAEERLKKAEEIDFKRAEAAIERAVTRMQIAEVRRMK
- the atpD gene encoding F0F1 ATP synthase subunit beta — its product is MSNNTGKISQVIGAVVDVEFESHMPDILNAIKVEQKGDVSKGIPDFDLTLEVASHLGDNKVRTIAMQATDGLVRGMAAVDTGLPITVPVGKGALGRILNVVGDPVDKLGPVKSEKRLPIHRPAPDFASQEPVTQVFETGVKVFDLLVPFVRGGKMGMFGGAGVGKTVVIMEMIHNIAMKHGGVSVFAGVGERTREGNDLYGEMKHSGVLEKVSLIYGQMNEPPGARARVALTALTAAEYFRDEGQDVLIFIDNIFRYTLAGAELSALLGRMPSAVGYQPTLGTDMGILQERITTTKKGAITSMQAIYVPADDLTDPAVATAFTHLDGTVVLSRQISELGIYPAVDPLDSTSRILDPKVIGEEHYAVARSVQKILQRYKELQDIIAILGMEELSEDDKLIVSRARKIQRFLSQPFSVAEVFTGRPGKYVKVADTIKGFKAVVDGQYDDVPEQAFYMCGGIEEVEDNARKLGWSR
- the atpG gene encoding ATP synthase F1 subunit gamma, producing the protein MATLRDIKRRIKAVQSTSKITKAMKMVAAAKFRKAQQRMFELRPYAERMNTILSGLAGSLEGEVHPLLAVRPRKNIEVFVVTSDRGLCSAFNTNILKAATLHIAELRAEGFNVTISAVGRKAKDYFKRRNVELRNSWTGISGKISYANAQEISADIIESYTNETVDEVIVVYNEFKSVVAQKISISRLLPLAPIAAAEDVLPVFNFIYEPTKEEIFSRLVPKNVEIQIFRALLESQASEEAARMSAMENATKSANEMILKLSLQYNKARQATITKELMDIVGGVEALKG
- a CDS encoding F0F1 ATP synthase subunit alpha, giving the protein MEIKVDEISELLKKQIADFEKKVDVSEVGSVISVGDGIARIYGLDKCMASELLEFPNGVMGMALNLEEDAVGAVLFGEDSLIHEGDVVKRTGRIMSVPAGEALRGRVVNAIGQPIDGKGPINTSEMRIVDVVAPGIIERKSVHEPLQTGLKAIDAMIPIGRGQRELIIGDRQTGKTAVAIDAIINQKGGDVTCIYVAIGQKQSNVARLVKILEENGALEHTIVVSATASDPAPLQYIAPYTGCAMGEYFRDNGKHALIVYDDLSKQATAYRQLSLLLRRPPGREAFPGDVFYLHSRLLERSAKLSDELGAGSLTALPIIETQAGDVSGYIPTNVISITDGQIYLEPELFYAGVRPAVNVGLSVSRVGGAAQTKAMKQVAGTLRLDLAQFRELAAFAQFGSDLDKSTLAQIERGKRMVELLKQGQFVPMSMVEQVAVLFAATQGFIDDVPVEAIRKFEQEFLRYMNDRKADVMKELGDKKAIDDDLKAKLTQAIEDFKKGFQA